The stretch of DNA CTCGCGCAGCAGGCGGGTCCGCGCCTCCGACGCGTCGCTCAGCGTGGCGAAGCCCGAGTGCCATACCTGCTTGCGCTTCCGGGTGTCCGGATCGCGGCCGTGGTCGAGGACCACCGCCCAGGCGCTGCCCCGCTTATAGACGCCGGGCGGTCGCTTCGGCATCCCCTACCCCTCGTCGCGCTGTCCGCTGCGGCGAAGTTGGCAAATGGTTAGCAGATCGCGTCGAGGCCCCTTGGGGACAACCGAGCTCGATTCGCGTTTGCCATGCTCAGACGGGGTGCGCGAGACAGGACTCGAACCTGCACGCCCTTGCGGGCACCAGGACCTAAACCTGGCGTGTCTTCCGATTCCACCACTCGCGCCGAGCGACTGACCGCGCAGTCACCGGCGAGGGTCACGCGGTCAGCACCACGCACCATTCTGCCAGCACCGCCCTCACGCGGACCGGCGGTGGCGGGCCCATCCCGGACCGTCGGCTGTGCACAAGATCGCCACTTCTTGCCGCACCACGAAGCCGCCGATGTGTTGTTCGCCCCAAACTCTCGCGGATCACCCCATGACACGGGTCCAATGCTGTGCAAGTGTGCACAGCAGCAGACCTGATGGTCACCAGCGGTGATCCCGGGCCTGCCACGGTGACGTCGCCGTCGTACTGGGAGGTGCGCAGTGCCGAGTGATCTTCACATGCAGGCGACCCAGACCGCGCCCGCCGCCGAGCATGCGGACGACGCGACCGCCGACCAGTCGACGCTGCTGCGCGTCGCACGCGCGCAGCGCGCCGACCTCCGCGAGGCGATGATCTGCCTCGAGCGGTCGCTGGCCCGTCCCGCTCCTGGCCGGGTCGCGGAGTGGTCCGACCAGGTGCACGAGGCGTTGATCGACCTGGCGGCCACGTTCGAGCGGCACATCGCCGTGACCGAGGGCGACAGCGGCGTGCTCGCCGAGATCGGCGAACACAGCCCCCGGCTCATCAACGCGATCGAACGCCTCTGCGAGGAGCACGACCGCATCCGGCACGAGCTCTCGTCCACGCTCGGGCACATCCGCCGACTGCCCGCCCACGCCGGAGAGGACGACATCGAGGCCCTGCGCGACCACGTCACGGTGCTCGTCACCGACCTGGTCCGCCACCGCCAGCACGGCGCCGACCTGGTGTGGGAGGCGCATGCCGTCGACATCGGTGGCTGGGAGTAGCGCGACCGGACGCTGACCTGCTGTCCGGGCCGTGCCACCGCGGCCGGATCGGGCAGACTGCACACCGCCAGCAGTGACACGAGGCCGCGTGACGTGCCTGAGCGGCGGACGGTGGGCATCCATGAGCTACGAGATCGAGCGCAAGTTCCTCCTCGACGCGCTGCCCGAGATCACGGCGGCCGCGGAGCCGACGCACATAGACCAGGGCTACCTGGCGGTCACCGACGACCTCGAGGTCAGGGTGCGTGCCCGCGGCGGCGACCATCTGCTGACGGTCAAGGGCGGACGCGGCGAGGTCCGGCGCGAGGTCACGATCGAACTGTCCGAGGAGCAGTTCGACCAGCTGTGGGAGCTGACGGACGGGCGGCGGATCCGCAAGCAGCGATGGGTGCTGCCGACCGACGACGGCGTGGAGATCGAGGTGGACCGGTTCGCCGACCACCTGGACGGGTTGCTGATCGCCGAGGTCGAGTTCGCATCCGAGGACGACGGCCGTGCGTTCACGCCGCCGGACTGGTTCGGTCGCGAGATCACCGACGACGACCGGTACCGCAACGCGGCGCTCGCGACGGACGACCCGCGGCGCTGATCAGGCGGTCGTCAACGCCACGAGGTGAGGTCGCAGCGCGCGGAACGCCGCGCCCCGGTGCGAGATCGCGTCCTTCTCGTCGGGGGTCAGCTCACCGTTCGTGCGCTGCTGACCGACCGCGACGAAGATCGGGTCGTAGCCGAAGCCACCGTCGCCGCGCGGGGCGTCGGTCAGCACGCCTTCCATGACGCCCTCCTCGGTGATGTGCCCGCCACCGGGCATCGCCAGCGCCGCGACGCACACGAACCGCGCCGACCGCTGCCGCGCCGCGCCGAGCCGTTCGAGCACCAGGCGCAGGTTCGACTCGTCGTCCGCGTCCTCGCCCGCATACCGCGCCGACCGCGCGCCCGGCTCACCGCCCAACGCGTCGACCACGAGGCCGGAGTCGTCGGCCACCGCCGGCAACCCGGTCGCGGCCACACAGGCCTCCGCCTTCAGCAGCGCGTTGGCAGCGAACGTGTCGCCCGTCTCCTCGACCTCGGGCAGATCGAGGTCGAGGCCGCTGAGGAGCTCGATCGGTGCATCGGCCAGGATCCGCCGCAGCTCGGTGACCTTGTGGTGGTTGCGCGTCGCCAGGACGACGCGGGTCATGCGTCGTCGTCGGCGAGCGCAGCGGCCTGGGCGAGCGTGAGCTGGCGACAGCCGGCCAACGCGAGATCGAGCAGTTCGTCGAGCTGCTCGCGGGAGAAGGGCGACTCCTCGGCCGTGCCCTGCACCTCGACGATGCGTCCGTCGGCGGTGGCCACGACGTTCATGTCGACCTGTGCGGCCACGTCCTCGTGGTAGTCGAGGTCGAGCACGCTCACCCCGTCGACGATGCCGACGCTGACCGCCGCCAGCGGATCGAGCGGCGGCGCGGCGGGCAGACCGCCGTCGGCGACCAGTGCGTCGAGCGCCAGCGACAATGCGACCCAGCCACCGGTGATGGACGCGGTGCGGGTCCCGCCGTCGGCGACGATCACGTCGCAGTCCACGATGATCGCCCGCTCACCGAGCGCGGTGAGATCGATGACCGACCGCAGCGACCGGCCGATCAGGCGCTGGATCTCCTGCGTGCGACCCTTCGGGCGCCCCGAGCTGACCTCCCGGCGCGTCCGCTCGGCGGTCGCCCTGGGCAGCATGGCGTATTCGGCCGTGACCCATCCGCCACCGGACCCGCGCAGCCACCTGGGCACGTCGGGTAGCACGCTCGCCGAACACAGCACCTGCGTCGCCCCGAAGCTGACGAGCACGGACCCCTCGGCGAAGCGCTGCACCCCCAGCGCGAAGCTGACGGGACGCAACTCGTCGACCGCGCGTCCGTCGTGGCGTGCCGGTGCCGCCGCGGCGTCGGCCCGCGTGGCGGTGCTCGATGTGCTCACAGCTCGTACTCCTCCCGGTCGACCGCAACCCAGACCTCGCCGTCATAGACGGTCTCGGCGTCGGCGGCCACCTGCTCGGGATCGCGTTGTGGAAAGACGTGCGTCACCATCAACCGGTCGGCACCGGCGGCGTTGGCATGTTGTCCCGCCTCGGTGCCGGTCATGTGGACGCCGGACGGGAACGGGGCGTCACGCGACACCCACGTCGAGTCGCAGATGAACAGATCAGACTGCTCCGCGCACGCGATCAGCTCGTCGGTCGCGCCGCTGTCGCCACTGAACGCGATGATCCGTCCGTCGACGGTCACCCGCGACGCGAGGGTCTCGATGGGGTGGTTCGCCGCGAACAGGTCGACGACGAACGGACCCAGCTCGAGCTTCTCGCCGGCCGCGGCGACGTGGACCGGCAGGTGCCTGTTGAAGCTGCCGGCGCTCTCGCCGAGCAGCAGCCCGGTCAGCAGCTCGCGCGCGCCCGCCGGCGCGTAGACGTCCACCGTCTTGGCGCCCTCGGGGTGGAACCGCAGGGCGTAGTGCAGCCCGTAGAGATCGACGAAGTGGTCGGGATGCATGTGGCTGATGATGACCGCATCGATGTCGGCGGGATCGACCGCGTCCATCAGGTTGGTGACCGAGCCGTTGCCACAGTCCAGCAGGAGGTGGCGTTCACCCGCCGACAACAGGTACGACGAGCAGGCCCGCCCATTGCCCGGGTGGCTGCCGGCACTGCCTAGCACCGTGACCTTGACCATGGCCTATCCCTCGTGTTCAGCGCCCGGACGGCGGTCGGGCGGCCTCGCAACGCCGGCTGGCGCTACGGGGAGGCTAGTTCACGCCAGGGCTGCTCCACATCAACGGCGGCCAGGCGGGGACCCAGGAAGCGCAGGGCGAGCCGGCGGAACTCGTCGGGATCGCCACTCGACACGAACCGGTGGTCACCGATCGGGCGGTCGGAGAGCAGGTCGGTGTCCATCAACCGCGCCACGACGCGGCGTGCGGTCTCCTCGGCGCTCGAGATGAGCATGACACCCGGCCCGAGGACGTAGGAGAGCACACCGGTCAGCAGCGGGTAGTGCGTGCAGGCCAGGATCACCGTGTCGACGCCGGCGGCGACGAGCGGCGCCAGATCGACCCGCACCTGCGTGACGACGTCCGGGTCGGTCGTCCGGCCCTCCTGCACGAACGTGACCAGCGCGGGACATGCCTGCGAGACCACGTCGACGCCGGGAGCGAGCGCAGCGAACGCGTGCTCGTAGCTGCGGGAGGAGATCGTCGCCTCGGTGCCGATGACACCGACCCGGCCGTTGCGGGTCGCGGCGGCCGCCGACACGACCGCTGGCCGGATGACGCCCACGATGGGCATCGGCGCGGAGGCGGCGATGCCGTCGCACGGCTCGATCGCCGCCGCGGTGGCGCTGTTGCACGCGGCCACGGTCATCTTGACGTCAGCGCGGTCCAACCACGTCACGACCTCGTCGACGAAGCGGCGCAGCTCGTCGACCGACTTGGTGCCGTACGGGAAGCGCGCGGTGTCGCCGAAGTACACGATCCGCTCGTCGGGCAGCAGGTCGATCAGCGCCCGCGCGACCGTCAGGCCACCCACGCCCGAGTCGAACACGCCGATGGGACGGCGATCAGGCACGACGGAGCGCCGCCGTCGGGAAGGGAGCGGTCATAGCCGGGCAGTCTATCCGTCACCGGCGGGCCTGCCGGGTGGGCAGAGCGCCCGGTCGGTCAGGCCCACACCGTGTCGGCGATGCGCTCGGCGAGTGTGGTCGGGTCGCCGGCGTCGAAGGCTCCGGTCGACAGGTACTTCCAGCCACCGTCGGCCGAGATGACCACGACCTTGCTCCCCCGTGGCAGGCGCCCAGGCCGGCACATGCGCCGCGCCACCGACAACGCGGCGCCGGTCGATACGCCGGCGAAGATGCCCGCGAGCTGCGCGAGCGCCCGCGTCGCCTCGAGCGACTTCCGCGAGTCGACCTTGATGCGGCCGTCGAGCAGCGACGGGTCGAAGATCGGCGGGACGAAGCCCTCGTCGAGGTTGCGCAGTCCGTACACCAGGTCGCCGTATTCGGGCTCGGCTGCGAACACCTTGATGCCCGGGTCATGCTCCTTGAGCCGGCGGCCGACACCGGCGAGCGTTCCGCCGGTGCCGAGACCGGACACGACTGCGGCGACGTCTGGCAGGTCGGTGATGATCTCGGGGCCCGTCGTCTCGTAGTGGGCCCGTGGATTGGCGTCGTTGCCGTACTGGAACGGCATGAACACGTCTGGGTCGTCGTCGGCCATCTCGCGGGCCAGGCGCACCGCGCCGTTCGAGCCCTCGCGGCCCGGCGAGAACACGATGTCGGCGCCGTACAACTCGAGCAGCGTGCGCCGCTCGGCGGACGTGTTCTCGGGCATCACGCACGTCAGCTTGTAGCCGCGGGCGATGCACAGCGCCGCGAGCGCGATGCCGGTGTTACCGCTGGTGGGCTCGATGATCCGCGAGCCCTGGGCGATCGCGCCCTGACGCTCGGCGTCGTCGATCAGGTACAGCGCGACGCGGTCCTTGATCGAGCCGGTCGGGTTGCTGCCCTCGAGCTTGACGTAGATCTCGTAGTCGTCGGGCGACAGCGCCGCGACCTTGACCAACGGCGTGTTGCCGATGGCGTGCGACGGATCCGACAGCAGCATCGTGGACCGTCAGCCGCCCGCGACGGCGGGCAGGATCGACACCACGTCGCCGTCGGTCAGCCTGGTGTCGATGCCGTCCATGAAGCGCACGTCCTCGTCATTGACGTAGACGTTGATGAAGCGGTGGAGGCTGCCGTCGTCGTCGACCAGCGCGGTCCGGAGCCCGCCGTGGCGGTTGCCGAGATCGTCGATCAGCTCGCGCAGATGGTCCCCGTCGCCGGAGACACGTCGCTCGCCGTCGGTGTGCTTGCGCAGCACCGTCGGTACCCGAACCTCAATCGCCATCGCTATCGCATCCTGTCGTCGGCGGCCCGGTCCGCAAGCGTAGTGATCAGGCCGGCTGCAGAACCGGTGACAATAGGGTCAACGTGGGACAACGACCGATTGTTCCCCGTCGACCACGACGGGACGCTCTCTGACCTGCCCGTCGACGATGGAGAACGCACGAATCTCGGGGTGTTCGGCGTCCTGGAGCGACACGATCAGGTAGGCGGCGTCGGCGTAGAACGCGAGGTCGACGTCGGTGCTGGACGGGTAGGCCTCGGTGTGGGTGTGCGAGTGGTAGATGCCGACGAGATCCCAGTCGTGGTCGTCCATCTCGTTCATCGCGGCGAGCATCGCCGTGGGATCCATGTTGTAGAAGGTCATCGAGCGGGCCGCGTTGGGGATGCGGTAGTGCGCGGTCAGGCGACCGTCGTGGCCGGCGAGGAGACCGCACACCTCGTACGGGAAGTCGCTGCGGGCGTGTTCGATGATCGCGTCGTGGGTCCGCCGGTCGAGGTGGAACTCGCGGCTCGACTGCACCGTGGTCACGTTCGGATGCTCCTGTGGTCGACCGGCCCGCAAGACTAGCCGTCCACCCCTGCACGGTGTTCTCGACACCGTCCGCGCCGACGTCGGACCATGGGAACATCATGCGCGTTCGGACCCACGTGGTCGAGTCCCGCGGTCGTCGACGCGTGGTCGTCGGCACATGCCGCCGGGCGGCGACTCGTCGTACAGCCACCGCGTACCATGCGGGAGTCGATAGCCACGACGGGCATCTCGTCACGCCCACAGGAGCACGTCATGTTGGACGCTGTGCGCCCGCTGCCGCCGGACCCGATCCTCGGCCTGATCGGCGCCTACCAGCGCGACCCGAACCCCGACAAGGTCGACCTGGGTGCCGGTGTCTACCGCAGCGCCGAGGGTGGGACGCCCGTGTTCGCTGCGGTGCACACCGCGGAGCAGCAGCTGCTGGCGGAGCAGCAGACCAAGGCGTACGTCGCGCCACCCGGCGATCCAGCGTTCATCGCGGGTGTCACGCGCGAGCTGTTCGGCGCGGGTCACCCCGTGCTCACCGAGGCCCGCGTCGGCGCCGTCCAGTCCCCCGGAGGCTGCGGCGCCCTGCGCCTGGGAGCCGAGCTCGTGCAGCGGCTGCGCCCCGGTGCGGCGACCTGGGTCAGCACGCCGACCTGGCCGAACCACGAGCCGCTGCTCGGCGACGCCGGGTTGAAGATCCACGCCTACCCCTACTACGACCACGACGCGCACGGCATCGACGTCGACGCGATGCTCGGCACGCTCGCGTCGATCGACCGCGACGATGTGGTCGTCCTGCACGGGTGCTGCCACAACCCGTGTGGTGCCGATCTGAAGCCGGAGCACTGGGATGCGGTCGCCGACATCGCGGCGGACCGCCGTTTCGTACCGTTCGTCGACATCGCCTACCACGGCCTCGGCGAGGGCCTTGACGAGGACGCGTACGGCGTCCGCACGCTCGCGGCGCGCCTCCCCGAGATGCTCGTCGCCTACTCCTGCTCCAAGAACTTCGGCCTGTACCGCGAGCGTGCGGGCCTCATCTGCGCGGTCACGCCGACCGCTGAGGCAGCGACCGCGGCGAGCAGCCAGCTCAACTCGATCGCGCGCGGCATCTACTCGATGCCGCCCGCACACGGCGCCACGATCGTCGGACGGATCCTGACCGACGACGACCTGACGGCCTCATGGCGCGGTGAGCTGACCGGCATGCGCCACCGTCTGCTTGGCATGCGTCGCAGGTTCGCCGAGTGCACTGCGGAGCGCGGGATGGACTTCGGCTTCATCGCCGAGGAGCGTGGGCTGTTCTCGTTCCTCGGGCTGGCGCCGGAGCAGGTGCAGCGGCTGCGCGATGACTTCAGCGTGTACCTGGTGGGGTCGAGCCGGATCAACGTCGCCGGCATCACCGAGGGCAACGTCGACTACCTCGCCGACGCCGTGGCCTCCGTGCTCAACGTCTGATCTGGCCGCCCAGGGGCCCACGCCCTGGGTGCCGCAGCCTGGCCGGGCCATCGTGCGCGCGCCCGATGCGGGACGGCCGCCGCGTGTCACATGACGGCGATGTGGCCCGGGCCGTCCGCCGTGGCACGCCCGACCACGGCCGCGTCGTGACCGGATCCGCGCAGATCCTCGACGACCGTGTCGGCGACATCCCGTTCGACGCCGAACAGCAGCCCACCCGACGTCTGCGCGTCGGCGAGCAGCAGCAGCGTGTCGTCGTCGGTGTCCGGGGCGCGCACGACCTCCGCCGCCCACGCCAGGTTGCGCCGCGTGCCGCCGGGAACCATCCCCTGGTGCAGCAGATCGAGGACACCGGGCAGGACCGGTACCGCCGCAGCGTCGACCTGCACATCGACGCCCGAGGCCTCGGCCATCCGGCGCAGGTGCCCGAGCAGCCCGAAGCCGGTGATGTCGGTGGCGCCGGTGGCGCCGGCGCGCACCGCCACCCCGGCGGCGTCGGCGTTCAGCCGGACCATGGACGCCACGGCCGCGTCGACGACGTCGTCAGGTGCCACACCACGCTTGATCGCCGTGCTCACGATCCCGACGCCGAGTGGTTTGCTGAGCACCAGGATTTCGCCCGCGCGAAGCCCGTCCGCGCGAAGCATCGCATCGACGGCGACCTCACCGACGACCGCGCATCCGAACTTCGGCTCGGGGTCGTCGATCGTGTGGCCGCCGGCGGTGATCCACCCGCCGTCGGCTGCGGCGGCCTCGGCGCCGGCCAGCACGTCGCCCAGCAGGTCGAGCGGCAGCGCGTCACGGTTCCAGCCCACCACGTTGAGCGCGAACAACGGGCGACCGCCCATCGCGTAGACGTCACTGGCGGCATTGGTCGCGGCGATGCGGCCCCACAGGCAGGCGTCGTCGACCAGAGGCGTGATGACGTCGACCGTCGCCACCAGGGCGCGGTCGTCGTCGAGCAGCCAGACCGCCGCGTCGTCGCCGGGATCGGCGCCGATCAGCAGCCGGTCGTCACGGCCGGGGTGCAGACGGCGCAGGACCTGCGCCA from Euzebyales bacterium encodes:
- the rdgB gene encoding RdgB/HAM1 family non-canonical purine NTP pyrophosphatase; amino-acid sequence: MTRVVLATRNHHKVTELRRILADAPIELLSGLDLDLPEVEETGDTFAANALLKAEACVAATGLPAVADDSGLVVDALGGEPGARSARYAGEDADDESNLRLVLERLGAARQRSARFVCVAALAMPGGGHITEEGVMEGVLTDAPRGDGGFGYDPIFVAVGQQRTNGELTPDEKDAISHRGAAFRALRPHLVALTTA
- a CDS encoding CYTH domain-containing protein; translated protein: MSYEIERKFLLDALPEITAAAEPTHIDQGYLAVTDDLEVRVRARGGDHLLTVKGGRGEVRREVTIELSEEQFDQLWELTDGRRIRKQRWVLPTDDGVEIEVDRFADHLDGLLIAEVEFASEDDGRAFTPPDWFGREITDDDRYRNAALATDDPRR
- a CDS encoding amino acid aminotransferase → MLDAVRPLPPDPILGLIGAYQRDPNPDKVDLGAGVYRSAEGGTPVFAAVHTAEQQLLAEQQTKAYVAPPGDPAFIAGVTRELFGAGHPVLTEARVGAVQSPGGCGALRLGAELVQRLRPGAATWVSTPTWPNHEPLLGDAGLKIHAYPYYDHDAHGIDVDAMLGTLASIDRDDVVVLHGCCHNPCGADLKPEHWDAVADIAADRRFVPFVDIAYHGLGEGLDEDAYGVRTLAARLPEMLVAYSCSKNFGLYRERAGLICAVTPTAEAATAASSQLNSIARGIYSMPPAHGATIVGRILTDDDLTASWRGELTGMRHRLLGMRRRFAECTAERGMDFGFIAEERGLFSFLGLAPEQVQRLRDDFSVYLVGSSRINVAGITEGNVDYLADAVASVLNV
- a CDS encoding MBL fold metallo-hydrolase; translated protein: MVKVTVLGSAGSHPGNGRACSSYLLSAGERHLLLDCGNGSVTNLMDAVDPADIDAVIISHMHPDHFVDLYGLHYALRFHPEGAKTVDVYAPAGARELLTGLLLGESAGSFNRHLPVHVAAAGEKLELGPFVVDLFAANHPIETLASRVTVDGRIIAFSGDSGATDELIACAEQSDLFICDSTWVSRDAPFPSGVHMTGTEAGQHANAAGADRLMVTHVFPQRDPEQVAADAETVYDGEVWVAVDREEYEL
- a CDS encoding cysteine synthase family protein, whose protein sequence is MLLSDPSHAIGNTPLVKVAALSPDDYEIYVKLEGSNPTGSIKDRVALYLIDDAERQGAIAQGSRIIEPTSGNTGIALAALCIARGYKLTCVMPENTSAERRTLLELYGADIVFSPGREGSNGAVRLAREMADDDPDVFMPFQYGNDANPRAHYETTGPEIITDLPDVAAVVSGLGTGGTLAGVGRRLKEHDPGIKVFAAEPEYGDLVYGLRNLDEGFVPPIFDPSLLDGRIKVDSRKSLEATRALAQLAGIFAGVSTGAALSVARRMCRPGRLPRGSKVVVISADGGWKYLSTGAFDAGDPTTLAERIADTVWA
- the selD gene encoding selenide, water dikinase SelD; translation: MDPSTRRLTEFSHGAGUACKLAPGELAQVLRRLHPGRDDRLLIGADPGDDAAVWLLDDDRALVATVDVITPLVDDACLWGRIAATNAASDVYAMGGRPLFALNVVGWNRDALPLDLLGDVLAGAEAAAADGGWITAGGHTIDDPEPKFGCAVVGEVAVDAMLRADGLRAGEILVLSKPLGVGIVSTAIKRGVAPDDVVDAAVASMVRLNADAAGVAVRAGATGATDITGFGLLGHLRRMAEASGVDVQVDAAAVPVLPGVLDLLHQGMVPGGTRRNLAWAAEVVRAPDTDDDTLLLLADAQTSGGLLFGVERDVADTVVEDLRGSGHDAAVVGRATADGPGHIAVM
- the murI gene encoding glutamate racemase, whose amino-acid sequence is MPDRRPIGVFDSGVGGLTVARALIDLLPDERIVYFGDTARFPYGTKSVDELRRFVDEVVTWLDRADVKMTVAACNSATAAAIEPCDGIAASAPMPIVGVIRPAVVSAAAATRNGRVGVIGTEATISSRSYEHAFAALAPGVDVVSQACPALVTFVQEGRTTDPDVVTQVRVDLAPLVAAGVDTVILACTHYPLLTGVLSYVLGPGVMLISSAEETARRVVARLMDTDLLSDRPIGDHRFVSSGDPDEFRRLALRFLGPRLAAVDVEQPWRELASP
- the rph gene encoding ribonuclease PH, whose translation is MSTSSTATRADAAAAPARHDGRAVDELRPVSFALGVQRFAEGSVLVSFGATQVLCSASVLPDVPRWLRGSGGGWVTAEYAMLPRATAERTRREVSSGRPKGRTQEIQRLIGRSLRSVIDLTALGERAIIVDCDVIVADGGTRTASITGGWVALSLALDALVADGGLPAAPPLDPLAAVSVGIVDGVSVLDLDYHEDVAAQVDMNVVATADGRIVEVQGTAEESPFSREQLDELLDLALAGCRQLTLAQAAALADDDA
- a CDS encoding M67 family metallopeptidase, which gives rise to MTTVQSSREFHLDRRTHDAIIEHARSDFPYEVCGLLAGHDGRLTAHYRIPNAARSMTFYNMDPTAMLAAMNEMDDHDWDLVGIYHSHTHTEAYPSSTDVDLAFYADAAYLIVSLQDAEHPEIRAFSIVDGQVRERPVVVDGEQSVVVPR
- a CDS encoding MoaD/ThiS family protein — protein: MAIEVRVPTVLRKHTDGERRVSGDGDHLRELIDDLGNRHGGLRTALVDDDGSLHRFINVYVNDEDVRFMDGIDTRLTDGDVVSILPAVAGG